One segment of Agrococcus sp. ProA11 DNA contains the following:
- the proB gene encoding glutamate 5-kinase encodes MTSLDPAAGELIVVKVGSSSISGERRAQIEPLVDALASLHRTCRVVLVSSGAISTGMPFLGLDDRPVDLPMQQAAAAVGQNVLMNRYQRGLSRHEVTAAQILLTASDMDLDSHRVNARNALRRLLELRMLPIINENDTVATHEIRFGDNDRLAALVAKLMRADRLILLSDIPALRTAPPGEPGSEPIHSVPFGDPLEGVRLGASGSHIGSGGAMTKVDAARLAADAGVRVTVTATPLLERLVAGERLGTEFEPNPAPAAEPDDER; translated from the coding sequence GTGACCTCGCTCGACCCCGCCGCGGGCGAGCTCATCGTCGTCAAGGTCGGCTCGTCATCGATCTCGGGGGAGCGCCGCGCGCAGATCGAGCCGCTCGTCGACGCCCTCGCGAGCCTGCACCGCACCTGCCGCGTCGTCCTCGTCTCGTCGGGTGCGATCTCGACCGGCATGCCGTTCCTCGGGCTCGACGACCGTCCGGTCGACCTGCCGATGCAGCAGGCGGCGGCAGCGGTGGGCCAGAACGTGCTCATGAACCGCTACCAGCGCGGCCTCTCGCGGCACGAGGTCACGGCGGCGCAGATCCTGCTGACGGCATCCGACATGGATCTCGACTCGCACCGCGTCAACGCGAGGAACGCCCTGCGACGCCTGCTCGAGCTGCGGATGCTGCCGATCATCAACGAGAACGACACCGTCGCGACGCACGAGATCCGCTTCGGCGACAACGATCGCCTCGCGGCCCTGGTCGCGAAGCTCATGCGAGCCGACCGCCTCATCCTGCTCTCCGACATCCCGGCGCTGCGCACCGCCCCGCCCGGCGAGCCCGGTTCCGAGCCGATCCACTCGGTGCCCTTCGGCGACCCGCTCGAGGGCGTGCGGCTCGGCGCGAGCGGCTCGCACATCGGCTCCGGCGGCGCGATGACGAAGGTGGATGCCGCCAGGCTCGCCGCCGACGCCGGCGTGCGCGTCACGGTCACCGCGACGCCGCTGCTCGAGCGGCTCGTGGCGGGGGAGCGGCTCGGCACCGAGTTCGAGCCCAATCCCGCTCCCGCGGCAGAGCCCGACGACGAGCGCTGA
- the obgE gene encoding GTPase ObgE, translated as MATFVDQVTLHLRAGNGGHGCVSVHREKFKPLGGPDGGNGGDAGDIVLVADPQVTTLLGYHRSPHRASENGQPGMGDNRSGTKGADLELPVPVGTVVRDADGEQLADLTHPGMRVVVAEGGQGGLGNSALANKQRKAPGFALLGTEGHEHDVTLELKTVADVALVGFPSAGKSSLVAAMSAARPKIADYPFTTLHPNLGVVESGQTRYTIADVPGLIEGASEGKGLGLEFLRHVERCSALLHVIDCATLEAGRDPVSDLQVILAELAAYPVPEGQPPLLERQQLVALNKIDVPEAAELAAFVREDIEALGFRVFEISTVAQKGLRELSFALAEIVEADRLAKAADPVPERIVLRPRAVDDADFTIKVEGTHAGPLFRILGAKPERWVQQTDFRNDEAVGYLADRLAKLGTEEALLKAGAVAGATVVIGPGAGIVFDWEPTVASGAELVGNRGTDPRLDRNDRRTTPERREQYRRLMDAKQAARDGLVQERDGRAAADDEGVDVQRWDDEA; from the coding sequence ATGGCCACCTTCGTCGATCAGGTGACGCTGCACCTGCGTGCAGGCAACGGCGGTCACGGCTGCGTCTCCGTGCACCGCGAGAAGTTCAAGCCGCTCGGCGGCCCTGACGGCGGCAACGGCGGCGACGCCGGCGACATCGTGCTCGTCGCCGACCCGCAGGTCACGACGCTGCTCGGGTACCACCGCTCGCCGCACCGCGCGAGCGAGAACGGTCAGCCCGGCATGGGCGACAACCGCTCCGGCACCAAGGGCGCCGACCTCGAGCTGCCCGTGCCGGTCGGCACCGTGGTGCGCGATGCCGATGGCGAGCAGCTCGCCGACCTCACCCACCCGGGCATGCGGGTCGTGGTCGCCGAGGGCGGCCAGGGCGGCCTCGGCAACTCCGCGCTGGCGAACAAGCAGCGCAAGGCGCCGGGATTCGCGCTGCTGGGCACCGAGGGCCATGAGCACGACGTCACGCTCGAGCTGAAGACGGTCGCGGATGTCGCACTGGTGGGCTTCCCGAGCGCCGGCAAGTCGAGCCTGGTCGCCGCGATGTCCGCCGCACGCCCGAAGATCGCCGACTACCCGTTCACGACGCTGCACCCCAACCTCGGCGTGGTCGAGTCGGGGCAGACCCGCTACACGATCGCCGACGTGCCGGGCCTCATCGAGGGCGCCAGCGAGGGCAAGGGCCTTGGGCTCGAGTTCCTGCGGCACGTCGAGCGCTGCTCGGCGCTGCTGCACGTCATCGACTGCGCGACGCTCGAGGCGGGCCGCGACCCGGTGAGCGACCTGCAGGTCATCCTGGCCGAGCTCGCCGCGTACCCGGTGCCCGAGGGGCAGCCGCCGCTGCTGGAGCGCCAGCAGCTCGTCGCCCTCAACAAGATCGACGTGCCGGAGGCGGCGGAGCTCGCCGCATTCGTGCGCGAGGACATCGAAGCGCTCGGATTCCGGGTCTTCGAGATCTCCACGGTCGCCCAGAAGGGCCTGCGCGAGCTGTCGTTCGCGCTTGCCGAGATCGTCGAGGCCGACCGGCTCGCCAAGGCCGCTGACCCGGTGCCGGAGCGCATCGTGCTGCGACCGCGCGCGGTCGACGACGCCGACTTCACCATCAAAGTCGAGGGCACGCACGCCGGCCCGCTGTTCCGGATCCTGGGCGCCAAGCCGGAGCGCTGGGTGCAGCAGACCGACTTCCGCAACGACGAGGCAGTCGGCTACCTCGCCGACCGGCTCGCGAAGCTCGGCACCGAGGAAGCGCTGCTCAAGGCCGGCGCGGTCGCCGGCGCGACCGTCGTGATCGGCCCCGGCGCCGGCATCGTCTTCGACTGGGAGCCGACGGTCGCCTCCGGCGCCGAGCTGGTGGGCAACCGTGGCACCGACCCGCGGCTGGATCGCAACGACCGCCGCACCACGCCGGAGCGCCGCGAGCAGTACCGCCGCCTCATGGATGCGAAGCAGGCGGCTCGCGACGGGCTCGTGCAGGAGCGCGACGGCCGCGCCGCCGCCGACGACGAGGGCGTCGACGTGCAGCGCTGGGACGACGAGGCGTGA
- the rpmA gene encoding 50S ribosomal protein L27: protein MAHKKGASSTRNGRDSNAQYLGVKRFGGQVVKAGEILVRQRGTHFHPGAGVGRGKDDTLFALAAGAVEFGSKGRRKVVNIVAAAE, encoded by the coding sequence ATGGCACATAAGAAGGGCGCATCGTCCACCCGCAACGGTCGGGACTCGAACGCGCAGTACCTCGGCGTCAAGCGCTTCGGCGGCCAGGTCGTCAAGGCCGGCGAGATCCTCGTCCGCCAGCGCGGCACGCACTTCCACCCCGGCGCCGGCGTCGGCCGTGGCAAGGACGACACCCTGTTCGCCCTCGCGGCGGGCGCGGTCGAGTTCGGCTCGAAGGGCCGCCGCAAGGTGGTCAACATCGTCGCTGCCGCCGAATAG
- the rplU gene encoding 50S ribosomal protein L21, whose protein sequence is MVYAIVRAGGRQEKVEVGTILVVDRIAGDDNGNVELAPVLLVDGDKVTSDVAALAKVKVTAEVVTDLRGPKIRIQHYRNKTGYKRRMGHRSELTRLKITGIK, encoded by the coding sequence GTGGTGTACGCAATCGTGCGCGCCGGCGGCCGGCAGGAGAAGGTCGAGGTCGGGACCATTCTCGTCGTCGATCGCATCGCCGGTGACGACAACGGCAACGTCGAGCTGGCCCCCGTGCTGCTCGTCGACGGCGACAAGGTGACGTCGGACGTTGCTGCGCTCGCCAAGGTGAAGGTGACGGCAGAGGTCGTGACCGACCTGCGCGGCCCGAAGATCCGCATCCAGCACTACCGCAACAAGACCGGCTACAAGCGCCGCATGGGCCACCGCTCGGAGCTCACGCGCCTCAAGATCACCGGCATCAAGTAA